From a region of the Thermoplasmata archaeon genome:
- a CDS encoding prephenate dehydrogenase/arogenate dehydrogenase family protein — translation MREEIADVDTEIVGLVAKRLHLAAQVGVEKKLLERPVRDEEAEKLVRTRILTECVARDLRPVFAGDLASLLIDESVRRQQAVRTPSPRHQRILVVGGAGQMGRWLCRYFRSRGFEVVVNDIAGPLEGFPFEPDLRRAVREADVVAVSVPMSVSADVLRTIAEMKPMALVFDIASLKAPVEERLRAMGRAGLQVASVHPMFGPNLWPLSSGNITFSDCGNAVAVLEAKELFRPSGASFVDVSLDHHDEFMAFLLGLSHLCLLTFARCVAHSPFDLAGLKRPAGTTFSRLSIAAAGLLADPPALLRDIQALNPHTPAIHRWVHDVLEDWRKATTATDGSEFLRLIEEARAYFEGGTPL, via the coding sequence TTGCGCGAGGAAATTGCGGATGTCGACACGGAGATCGTCGGACTCGTCGCGAAGCGACTCCATCTCGCGGCGCAAGTCGGAGTGGAAAAGAAGCTCCTTGAGAGGCCCGTTCGGGACGAGGAGGCCGAGAAGCTCGTGCGCACCCGCATCCTGACGGAATGCGTGGCCCGCGATCTCCGTCCGGTTTTCGCGGGAGACCTCGCAAGCCTCCTGATCGACGAATCGGTCCGTCGCCAGCAGGCCGTCCGGACGCCGTCGCCGCGCCATCAAAGAATCCTCGTGGTCGGCGGCGCGGGACAGATGGGCCGGTGGCTGTGCCGCTACTTCCGGTCGCGGGGGTTTGAGGTCGTCGTCAACGACATCGCAGGCCCCCTCGAGGGATTCCCGTTCGAACCGGACCTGCGGCGTGCGGTCCGCGAAGCCGACGTCGTCGCCGTGTCCGTCCCGATGTCCGTCTCGGCCGACGTCCTTCGGACGATCGCCGAGATGAAGCCCATGGCGCTCGTGTTCGACATCGCCAGCCTCAAGGCCCCGGTCGAGGAACGGCTCCGGGCGATGGGGCGCGCGGGGTTGCAGGTCGCGAGCGTGCATCCGATGTTCGGCCCGAACCTCTGGCCTCTCTCGAGCGGCAACATCACCTTCAGCGACTGCGGCAACGCCGTCGCGGTCCTCGAGGCGAAGGAGCTCTTCCGGCCGAGCGGTGCGTCCTTCGTCGACGTCTCGCTCGACCACCACGACGAATTCATGGCGTTCCTCCTCGGGCTGAGCCACCTCTGCCTCCTGACGTTCGCGAGGTGCGTCGCCCACAGCCCCTTCGACCTCGCCGGCCTGAAGCGGCCCGCGGGCACGACGTTCTCCCGCCTCTCCATCGCGGCCGCCGGGCTCCTCGCCGATCCGCCGGCGCTGCTGCGGGACATCCAGGCGTTGAATCCGCACACGCCGGCGATCCATCGTTGGGTCCACGACGTCCTCGAGGACTGGCGGAAGGCGACCACTGCCACCGACGGATCCGAATTCCTCCGGCTGATCGAGGAGGCCCGCGCCTATTTCGAGGGAGGTACGCCGCTGTGA
- the aroC gene encoding chorismate synthase: MNTIGVRYRTTIFGTSHGPFVGCTIEGLRAGTPVDAEFVQSQLDRRRPGQSLLTSQRKEEDRVEFTEGVRGGAATGEPIVAIIRNEDVQSKSYADNARVPRPGHGDFAALRKYGGKSDLRGGGQLSGRMTAPLVVAGAIARGLLREREIRFYAHAAQVGGVVARAVTPAEIEANVERTPVRCADLDAADRMIAEIEVARKDRDSVGGIIEAVVTGLPAGVGEPFFDSVESALAHLMFSIPAVKGIEFGAGFRAAAMRGSEHNDPFVVESGRVVTATNHAGGILGGITDGMPVTFRVVVKPTASIAKPQQSVDLETMQRMEVVVTGRHDPCIVPRAVPVVENAAAMSVLDLMLVGGFI, from the coding sequence ATGAACACGATCGGCGTGCGCTACCGGACGACGATCTTCGGGACGAGCCACGGCCCGTTCGTCGGGTGCACGATCGAGGGCCTCCGCGCCGGGACGCCGGTGGACGCGGAGTTCGTCCAGTCCCAGTTGGACCGCCGCCGCCCCGGACAGAGCCTCCTCACGTCTCAGCGGAAGGAGGAAGACCGCGTGGAGTTCACGGAAGGCGTCCGCGGCGGTGCGGCGACCGGCGAACCGATCGTCGCGATCATCCGGAACGAGGACGTGCAATCGAAGTCGTACGCGGACAACGCGCGGGTGCCGCGGCCGGGGCACGGAGACTTCGCCGCCCTGCGAAAGTATGGCGGGAAGAGCGACTTGCGCGGCGGAGGGCAGCTTTCCGGGCGGATGACCGCCCCGCTCGTCGTGGCCGGCGCCATCGCCCGCGGACTCCTGAGGGAGCGGGAGATCCGGTTCTACGCCCATGCGGCCCAGGTCGGCGGGGTGGTCGCCCGGGCCGTGACTCCCGCCGAGATCGAGGCGAACGTAGAGCGCACGCCGGTTCGGTGCGCGGACCTCGACGCGGCGGATCGCATGATCGCGGAGATTGAGGTCGCCCGGAAAGACCGGGACAGCGTCGGCGGCATCATCGAGGCCGTGGTCACGGGCCTCCCGGCGGGGGTGGGGGAACCGTTCTTCGATTCCGTGGAGTCGGCCTTGGCGCATCTGATGTTCTCGATTCCCGCGGTCAAGGGGATCGAGTTCGGCGCCGGATTCCGGGCGGCGGCGATGCGCGGCAGCGAACACAACGATCCGTTCGTCGTCGAGTCGGGGCGCGTGGTCACCGCCACGAACCATGCGGGCGGGATCCTCGGGGGGATCACGGACGGCATGCCGGTCACGTTCCGGGTCGTCGTGAAGCCGACCGCATCGATCGCGAAGCCGCAGCAATCCGTCGACCTCGAGACGATGCAGCGGATGGAGGTCGTCGTCACGGGCCGCCACGATCCCTGCATCGTGCCGCGCGCGGTGCCCGTCGTCGAGAATGCGGCGGCGATGTCCGTCCTCGATCTCATGCTCGTGGGGGGATTCATCTGA
- the aroA gene encoding 3-phosphoshikimate 1-carboxyvinyltransferase, with protein MRYRAIPSTVSGTIRAPPSKSVTHRVIVMAALSGGPCRIRHPLRSEDTDATASGMAAFGVDIATSDDDFRVSGGPLQAPAKPIDARNSGTTLRLLAGVASLLDGTTTLTGDAGLRKRPVGPLLEALQTLGARAESLGGGGSPPIRVGGVLRGGSATIPGDVSSQFLSSLLIACPLARNPSEIRVLPPVRSEPYIEMTRCLMRRFGVESIADRETYRVAGGQRYVPIDVDVPGDFSSAAFPLAAAALTGGDVTVSGLELEGPQGDRRVVEVLRSFGARVDVDGDRVRARGGELVAQTVDVGDTPDLFPVLAVLATQAAGESRFINGRHLRWKESDRIDAVVSMLHALGAPAQATEDGCLVRGPSRLRGAFVDARGDHRVLMAAAVAGLAAEDPVDISDPWCFRVSYPTFLDDLRSLGALHAVVG; from the coding sequence GTGAGGTACCGCGCGATTCCCTCAACCGTCTCCGGGACGATCCGCGCCCCGCCATCGAAGAGCGTTACGCACCGCGTGATCGTCATGGCCGCGCTGTCCGGTGGACCGTGTCGGATCCGCCACCCGCTTCGGTCTGAGGACACGGACGCGACGGCGTCGGGCATGGCGGCGTTCGGCGTCGACATCGCAACCAGCGATGACGATTTCCGGGTGTCCGGCGGGCCCCTCCAGGCCCCCGCGAAGCCGATCGACGCGAGAAACTCCGGGACGACGCTTCGGCTTCTCGCCGGCGTCGCCTCCCTCCTCGACGGCACGACGACCCTGACGGGGGACGCGGGCCTTCGAAAGCGGCCGGTCGGACCGCTGCTCGAGGCGCTCCAAACGCTCGGCGCACGTGCGGAGTCTCTCGGCGGCGGGGGTTCCCCACCCATCCGCGTCGGAGGGGTCCTCCGCGGTGGATCTGCGACGATTCCCGGCGACGTCAGTTCCCAGTTCCTCTCAAGCCTCCTCATCGCGTGTCCGCTCGCCCGGAACCCCTCGGAGATTCGCGTCCTCCCGCCGGTCCGATCCGAGCCGTACATCGAGATGACGCGCTGCCTGATGCGCCGATTCGGCGTAGAGTCAATCGCGGACCGCGAGACCTACCGCGTCGCCGGCGGGCAGAGATACGTGCCGATTGATGTCGACGTGCCCGGCGACTTCTCGTCGGCAGCGTTCCCGCTCGCCGCCGCCGCGCTGACCGGAGGCGACGTCACGGTCTCCGGCCTGGAGCTCGAGGGGCCGCAGGGGGATCGCCGCGTCGTGGAGGTCCTGCGTTCCTTCGGCGCCCGCGTTGACGTCGACGGGGATCGGGTCCGGGCCCGCGGCGGGGAACTCGTCGCACAGACCGTCGACGTCGGCGACACGCCGGACCTCTTCCCCGTCCTCGCGGTGCTCGCGACGCAAGCCGCAGGCGAATCGCGGTTCATCAACGGGAGGCACCTCCGATGGAAGGAGAGCGACCGGATCGATGCCGTCGTCTCGATGCTCCATGCCCTCGGGGCGCCCGCGCAGGCGACGGAGGACGGCTGCCTGGTGAGAGGCCCGAGTCGTCTCCGGGGGGCGTTCGTCGACGCGCGCGGCGATCACCGTGTCCTCATGGCGGCGGCCGTCGCGGGCCTCGCGGCGGAGGACCCGGTCGACATCTCGGATCCCTGGTGCTTCCGCGTCTCATACCCGACGTTCCTCGATGACCTGCGATCCCTCGGCGCCTTGCACGCGGTGGTCGGATGA